One Glycine max cultivar Williams 82 chromosome 6, Glycine_max_v4.0, whole genome shotgun sequence DNA segment encodes these proteins:
- the LOC100794487 gene encoding uncharacterized protein isoform X1 yields the protein MKIFSGWHRFVFGLALIFLLTHLFSVRELHTNSKMEEPPRKQLNKKLNHLVLGPAAGQGLSNRLQCQGTKALNRIHSSNSRSGVDGSITFVTVFTIYNSSLNDVDDKSSNTVVGNASYNKFGRSTALLNVFINFIQVAMPQSKVIILTDPVSDLSVLRNGVSLYPIEGEYSRDKLMLQRIRSYITFLETRLQNLSQKKPKNITHYIFTDSDIAVVDDLGQIFRDHPNFHVALTFRNNKAQPLNSGFIAVRGTPEAILRAKLFLQEVLKVYSTKYRNASRMLGDQLALAWVVKSKPHFDASRFGKALAFSEDIGGTSVVFLPCSLYNWTPPEGAGQFHGMPLDAKVVHFKGSRKRLMLESWNFYSSSLEVSDMLCLILGSGRTKYDF from the exons ATGAAAATATTCAGTGGATGGCATCGTTTTGTTTTTGGTCTTGCTTTGATTTTCCTCCTTACTCATCTGTTTTCTG TCAGGGAACTGCACacaaactcaaaaatggaggaaCCCCCACGCAAGCAACTAAACAAGAAATTGAATCATCTGGTTCTTGGTCCTGCTGCTGGACAAGGCTTGTCAAATCGTTTGCAATGCCAAG GGACAAAAGCACTTAATAGGATCCATTCTTCTAACAGCAGATCAGGCGTAGATGGAAGTATCACATTTGTCACTGTCTTCACCATTTATAATTCTTCTCTCAATGATGTAGACGATAAATCATCAAATACAGTTGTTGGCAATGCTTCATATAATAAGTTTGGCAGGTCCACGGCTTTGTTGAATGTCTTCATTAACTTCATTCAg GTCGCAATGCCCCAGAGCAAAGTGATTATTCTGACTGATCCAGTGTCTGACCTTTCAGTGCTACGAAATGGAGTATCTCTGTACCCTATAGAAGGTGAATATTCACGAGACAAGTTGATGCTCCAAAGGATCAGGTCTTACATT ACCTTTTTAGAAACAAGGCTCCAGAATCTTTCTCAGAAGAAGCCAAAAAATATCACTCATTACATCTTCACTGATTCTGATATAGCAGTGGTTGATGATTTAGGGCAGATTTTTCGTGACCATCCTAATTTTCATGTGGCTCTGACCTTTAGGAACAATAAGGCTCAACCTTTGAATTCAGGATTCATTGCAGTAAGGGGTACCCCGGAAGCAATTTTAAG GGCAAAGCTTTTCCTACAAGAGGTCTTGAAAGTTTACAGCACAAAATATAGAAATGCTTCCCGCATGCTGGGTGATCAATTAGCTCTTGCTTGGGTTGTGAAGTCAAAACCTCATTTTGATGCCAGCAGGTTTGGCAAAGCACTTGCTTTCTCTGAAGATATTGGGGGTACCTCAGTAGTGTTCTTACCTTGTTCTTTGTACAATTGGACTCCACCTGAGGGTGCTGGTCAATTTCATGGCATGCCATTGGATGCTAAG GTTGTTCATTTTAAAGGATCAAGAAAACGTCTAATGCTCGAATCTTGGAACTTTTATTCCTCATCTCTTGAGGTTTCAGACATGTTATGTCTCATTTTGGGAAGTGGGAGAACCAAATATGATTTTTGA
- the LOC100794487 gene encoding uncharacterized protein isoform X3 — protein MKIFSGWHRFVFGLALIFLLTHLFSVRELHTNSKMEEPPRKQLNKKLNHLVLGPAAGQGLSNRLQCQGTKALNRIHSSNSRSGVDGSITFVTVFTIYNSSLNDVDDKSSNTVVGNASYNKFGRSTALLNVFINFIQVAMPQSKVIILTDPVSDLSVLRNGVSLYPIEGEYSRDKLMLQRIRSYITFLETRLQNLSQKKPKNITHYIFTDSDIAVVDDLGQIFRDHPNFHVALTFRNNKAQPLNSGFIAVRGTPEAILRAKLFLQEVLKVYSTKYRNASRMLGDQLALAWVVKSKPHFDASRFGKALAFSEDIGGTSVVFLPCSLYNWTPPEGAGQFHGMPLDAKVVHFKGSRKRLMLESWNFYSSSLEVSDISLWH, from the exons ATGAAAATATTCAGTGGATGGCATCGTTTTGTTTTTGGTCTTGCTTTGATTTTCCTCCTTACTCATCTGTTTTCTG TCAGGGAACTGCACacaaactcaaaaatggaggaaCCCCCACGCAAGCAACTAAACAAGAAATTGAATCATCTGGTTCTTGGTCCTGCTGCTGGACAAGGCTTGTCAAATCGTTTGCAATGCCAAG GGACAAAAGCACTTAATAGGATCCATTCTTCTAACAGCAGATCAGGCGTAGATGGAAGTATCACATTTGTCACTGTCTTCACCATTTATAATTCTTCTCTCAATGATGTAGACGATAAATCATCAAATACAGTTGTTGGCAATGCTTCATATAATAAGTTTGGCAGGTCCACGGCTTTGTTGAATGTCTTCATTAACTTCATTCAg GTCGCAATGCCCCAGAGCAAAGTGATTATTCTGACTGATCCAGTGTCTGACCTTTCAGTGCTACGAAATGGAGTATCTCTGTACCCTATAGAAGGTGAATATTCACGAGACAAGTTGATGCTCCAAAGGATCAGGTCTTACATT ACCTTTTTAGAAACAAGGCTCCAGAATCTTTCTCAGAAGAAGCCAAAAAATATCACTCATTACATCTTCACTGATTCTGATATAGCAGTGGTTGATGATTTAGGGCAGATTTTTCGTGACCATCCTAATTTTCATGTGGCTCTGACCTTTAGGAACAATAAGGCTCAACCTTTGAATTCAGGATTCATTGCAGTAAGGGGTACCCCGGAAGCAATTTTAAG GGCAAAGCTTTTCCTACAAGAGGTCTTGAAAGTTTACAGCACAAAATATAGAAATGCTTCCCGCATGCTGGGTGATCAATTAGCTCTTGCTTGGGTTGTGAAGTCAAAACCTCATTTTGATGCCAGCAGGTTTGGCAAAGCACTTGCTTTCTCTGAAGATATTGGGGGTACCTCAGTAGTGTTCTTACCTTGTTCTTTGTACAATTGGACTCCACCTGAGGGTGCTGGTCAATTTCATGGCATGCCATTGGATGCTAAG GTTGTTCATTTTAAAGGATCAAGAAAACGTCTAATGCTCGAATCTTGGAACTTTTATTCCTCATCTCTTGAGGTTTCAGACAT caGCTTGTGGCATTAA
- the LOC100793595 gene encoding putative F-box protein PP2-B12, producing MDTITKVLPEECVATIISLTSPKDACQLSLVSPSFKEIADSDAVWANFLPSDCEDIIDQSSTPTLNLLSKKQIYAYLCDYHVLFDNGNMTLSLEKATGKKCIIVSAKGFKISWGDKPCYWYWESTPESRFSEVAMLKYLWWLEILGSLEAKFLSANTTYGVYFIFNFENHGSEFIYLNQNSQPRTYGDLVVCEGNINGYRKRVCLDPPGEEVHEREDGWMEVEMGEFFSGDHEDNLVDFKLRDINSQLTHFLVVEGVEFRPKNM from the exons ATGGATACCATCACAAAGGTTCTGCCTGAAGAGTGTGTCGCAACTATTATTTCCTTGACATCTCCTAAGGATGCATGCCAATTATCTCTCGTGTCCCCATCCTTTAAAGAAATTGCAGATTCAGATGCTGTGTGGGCAAACTTTCTTCCATCTGATTGTGAAGATATCATAGATCAATCTTCAACACCAACCCTGAATTTGTTGTCCAAAAAACAAATTTACGCATACCTATGTGACTATCATGTTCTTTTTGACAATGGGAATATG ACTTTATCTCTGGAGAAAGCTACGGGCAAGAAATGCATCATCGTAAGTGCAAAGGGATTTAAAATATCGTGGGGTGATAAACCTTGTTATTGGTACTGGGAATCTACACCAGAGTCcag ATTTTCTGAAGTAGCAATGCTCAAATATTTGTGGTGGCTAGAAATTTTGGGAAGTTTAGAAGCTAAATTTTTGTCAGCAAATACAACCTACGGTGTATACTTcatctttaattttgaaaatcacgGATCAGAgttcatatatttaaatcaaaacTCGCAACCTAGAACTTATGGGGATTTGGTTGTGTGCGAAGGAAATATAAACGGATATCGTAAAAGAGTTTGCCTAGACCCTCCTGGTGAGGAAGTGCATGAGAGAGAAGATGGATGGATGGAAGTCGAGATGGGAGAATTTTTCAGTGGAGATCATGAAGATAACTTGGTGGATTTTAAGCTACGGGATATCAACTCACAACTTACACACTTTCTTGTAGTGGAAGGAGTAGAGTTCAGGCCCAAAAACATGTGA
- the LOC100795707 gene encoding putative F-box protein PP2-B12 produces MDTITKVLPEECVATIISLTSAKDACQLSPVSPSLKAIADSDAVWANFLPSDCEDIIDQSSTPTLNLLSKKQIYAYLCDYHVLFDNGNMTLSLEKATGKKCIMVSAKGFKISSGDKPCYWYWESTPKSRFYEVAMLKYMWWLEILGSLEAKFLSANTNYGVYFIFNFENHGSEFIYLNQYFQPRTYGDLVVCEGNINGYRKRVCLDPPGEEVHEREDGWMEVEMGEFFSEDHEDNLVGFKLWDMNSQLTRFLVVEGVEFRPKNM; encoded by the exons ATGGATACCATCACAAAGGTTCTGCCTGAAGAGTGTGTCGCAACTATTATTTCCTTGACATCTGCTAAGGATGCATGCCAATTATCTCCCGTGTCCCCATCCCTTAAAGCAATTGCAGATTCAGATGCTGTGTGGGCAAACTTTCTTCCATCTGATTGTGAAGATATCATAGATCAATCTTCAACACCAACCCTGAATTTGTTGTCCAAAAAACAAATTTACGCATACCTATGTGACTATCATGTTCTTTTTGACAATGGGAATATG ACTTTATCTCTAGAGAAAGCTACGGGCAAGAAATGCATCATGGTAAGTGCAAAGGGATTTAAAATATCGTCGGGTGATAAACCTTGTTATTGGTACTGGGAGTCTACACCAAAGTCCag ATTTTATGAAGTAGCAATGCTCAAATATATGTGGTGGCTAGAAATTTTGGGAAGTTTAGAAGCTAAATTTTTGTCAGCAAATACAAACTACGGTGTATACTTcatctttaattttgaaaatcacgGATCAGAgttcatatatttaaatcaataCTTTCAACCTAGAACTTATGGGGATTTGGTTGTGTGCGAAGGAAATATAAACGGATATCGTAAAAGAGTTTGCCTAGACCCTCCTGGTGAGGAAGTGCATGAGAGAGAAGATGGATGGATGGAAGTCGAGATGGGAGAGTTTTTCAGTGAAGATCATGAAGATAACTTGGTGGGTTTTAAGCTATGGGATATGAACTCACAACTTACACGCTTTCTTGTAGTTGAAGGAGTAGAGTTCAGGCCCAAAAACATGTGA
- the LOC100794487 gene encoding uncharacterized protein isoform X4, translating to MKIFSGWHRFVFGLALIFLLTHLFSVRELHTNSKMEEPPRKQLNKKLNHLVLGPAAGQGLSNRLQCQGTKALNRIHSSNSRSGVDGSITFVTVFTIYNSSLNDVDDKSSNTVVGNASYNKFGRSTALLNVFINFIQVAMPQSKVIILTDPVSDLSVLRNGVSLYPIEGEYSRDKLMLQRIRSYITFLETRLQNLSQKKPKNITHYIFTDSDIAVVDDLGQIFRDHPNFHVALTFRNNKAQPLNSGFIAVRGTPEAILRAKLFLQEVLKVYSTKYRNASRMLGDQLALAWVVKSKPHFDASRFGKALAFSEDIGGTSVVFLPCSLYNWTPPEGAGQFHGMPLDAKVVHFKGSRKRLMLESWNFYSSSLEVSDILWH from the exons ATGAAAATATTCAGTGGATGGCATCGTTTTGTTTTTGGTCTTGCTTTGATTTTCCTCCTTACTCATCTGTTTTCTG TCAGGGAACTGCACacaaactcaaaaatggaggaaCCCCCACGCAAGCAACTAAACAAGAAATTGAATCATCTGGTTCTTGGTCCTGCTGCTGGACAAGGCTTGTCAAATCGTTTGCAATGCCAAG GGACAAAAGCACTTAATAGGATCCATTCTTCTAACAGCAGATCAGGCGTAGATGGAAGTATCACATTTGTCACTGTCTTCACCATTTATAATTCTTCTCTCAATGATGTAGACGATAAATCATCAAATACAGTTGTTGGCAATGCTTCATATAATAAGTTTGGCAGGTCCACGGCTTTGTTGAATGTCTTCATTAACTTCATTCAg GTCGCAATGCCCCAGAGCAAAGTGATTATTCTGACTGATCCAGTGTCTGACCTTTCAGTGCTACGAAATGGAGTATCTCTGTACCCTATAGAAGGTGAATATTCACGAGACAAGTTGATGCTCCAAAGGATCAGGTCTTACATT ACCTTTTTAGAAACAAGGCTCCAGAATCTTTCTCAGAAGAAGCCAAAAAATATCACTCATTACATCTTCACTGATTCTGATATAGCAGTGGTTGATGATTTAGGGCAGATTTTTCGTGACCATCCTAATTTTCATGTGGCTCTGACCTTTAGGAACAATAAGGCTCAACCTTTGAATTCAGGATTCATTGCAGTAAGGGGTACCCCGGAAGCAATTTTAAG GGCAAAGCTTTTCCTACAAGAGGTCTTGAAAGTTTACAGCACAAAATATAGAAATGCTTCCCGCATGCTGGGTGATCAATTAGCTCTTGCTTGGGTTGTGAAGTCAAAACCTCATTTTGATGCCAGCAGGTTTGGCAAAGCACTTGCTTTCTCTGAAGATATTGGGGGTACCTCAGTAGTGTTCTTACCTTGTTCTTTGTACAATTGGACTCCACCTGAGGGTGCTGGTCAATTTCATGGCATGCCATTGGATGCTAAG GTTGTTCATTTTAAAGGATCAAGAAAACGTCTAATGCTCGAATCTTGGAACTTTTATTCCTCATCTCTTGAGGTTTCAGACAT CTTGTGGCATTAA
- the LOC112997650 gene encoding protein WHAT'S THIS FACTOR 9, mitochondrial, with translation MALSSKHPHLFNHIRTFVNAKVKWVRDPYLDNAVLKEKDLKQTISLKNQIISSPSKSLSIYAASQLKASLYLPTTTTKFIDKYHCIFTQFQPGPGLPPVVKLTPQALSLHKEEMAVYKTPINREDTVQRLARLLMLAGMEKLPLYVIEKLKWDMGLPHDYVTTLLADYPDYFDLCVVEDPSSGKEMLALELVSWRKELSVSELEKRAMSLGYSGDKRRHDIAFPIFLPKGFDLEKRVKTWVENWQKLPYVSPYEDAFHLDSNSDQAEKWTVAILHELLSLLVSKKTERDNLLCFGECLGLALRFKKALVHHPGIFYLSNKIRTQTVKHQEQADLVDDHEVNKLISDLIDGHEVEA, from the exons ATGGCTCTTTCCTCCAAACATCCACACCTGTTCAACCATATTAGGACTTTTGTGAATGCGAAGGTCAAATGGGTCCGAGATCCATATCTTGATAATGCAGTCCTGAAAGAGAAAGATCTTAAACAGACAATTTCCCTCAAGAACCAAATCATTTCATCTCCTTCCAAATCCCTCTCCATCTATGCTGCTTCTCAACTTAAAGCTTCTCTCTACCTTCCCACTACAACTACCAAATTCATTGACAAATATCATTGCATTTTCACACAATTCCAACCTGGTCCTGGTCTTCCTCCAGTTGTCAAGCTCACTCCTCAAGCCTTGTCCCTCCACAAAGAAGAAATGGCTGTTTATAAAACTCCCATTAATCGTGAAGACACTGTTCAGAGGCTCGCAAGGCTTCTAATGCTTGCTGGCATGGAAAAATTGCCTCTTTATGTAATTGAGAAGCTAAAATGGGATATGGGACTTCCTCATGATTATGTGACAACCCTTTTGGCTGATTACCCTGATTATTTTGATCTTTGTGTTGTGGAAGATCCATCATCTGGAAAAGAAATGCTTGCTTTAGAGCTTGTTTCGTGGAGAAAAGAGCTTTCTGTGTCTGAGTTAGAAAAGAGGGCGATGAGCTTGGGCTATAGTGGAGATAAAAGAAGGCATGATATTGCATTTCCCATATTTTTGCCAAAAGGTTTTGATTTAGAGAAGAGGGTGAAGACTTGGGTTGAGAATTGGCAAAAGTTGCCTTATGTTTCTCCATATGAAGATGCTTTTCATCTTGACTCAAATAGTGACCAAGCAGAGAAGTGGACAGTGGCAATTTTGCATGAGTTGCTTTCTCTTCTTGTGTCAAAGAAGACAGAGAGAGACAATTTGCTCTGTTTTGGAGAGTGTTTGGGGTTGGCCTTGAGATTTAAGAAGGCTTTGGTTCATCATCCTGGTATATTTTACCTTTCCAATAAGATTAGAACTCAGACTGTT AAGCACCAAGAACAAGCTGATTTGGTGGATGATCATGAGGTTAACAAGCTGATCAGTGATTTGATAGATGGTCATGAAGTTGAAGCTTAG
- the LOC100794487 gene encoding uncharacterized protein isoform X2: MASFCFWSCFDFPPYSSVFWELHTNSKMEEPPRKQLNKKLNHLVLGPAAGQGLSNRLQCQGTKALNRIHSSNSRSGVDGSITFVTVFTIYNSSLNDVDDKSSNTVVGNASYNKFGRSTALLNVFINFIQVAMPQSKVIILTDPVSDLSVLRNGVSLYPIEGEYSRDKLMLQRIRSYITFLETRLQNLSQKKPKNITHYIFTDSDIAVVDDLGQIFRDHPNFHVALTFRNNKAQPLNSGFIAVRGTPEAILRAKLFLQEVLKVYSTKYRNASRMLGDQLALAWVVKSKPHFDASRFGKALAFSEDIGGTSVVFLPCSLYNWTPPEGAGQFHGMPLDAKVVHFKGSRKRLMLESWNFYSSSLEVSDMLCLILGSGRTKYDF; encoded by the exons ATGGCATCGTTTTGTTTTTGGTCTTGCTTTGATTTTCCTCCTTACTCATCTGTTTTCTG GGAACTGCACacaaactcaaaaatggaggaaCCCCCACGCAAGCAACTAAACAAGAAATTGAATCATCTGGTTCTTGGTCCTGCTGCTGGACAAGGCTTGTCAAATCGTTTGCAATGCCAAG GGACAAAAGCACTTAATAGGATCCATTCTTCTAACAGCAGATCAGGCGTAGATGGAAGTATCACATTTGTCACTGTCTTCACCATTTATAATTCTTCTCTCAATGATGTAGACGATAAATCATCAAATACAGTTGTTGGCAATGCTTCATATAATAAGTTTGGCAGGTCCACGGCTTTGTTGAATGTCTTCATTAACTTCATTCAg GTCGCAATGCCCCAGAGCAAAGTGATTATTCTGACTGATCCAGTGTCTGACCTTTCAGTGCTACGAAATGGAGTATCTCTGTACCCTATAGAAGGTGAATATTCACGAGACAAGTTGATGCTCCAAAGGATCAGGTCTTACATT ACCTTTTTAGAAACAAGGCTCCAGAATCTTTCTCAGAAGAAGCCAAAAAATATCACTCATTACATCTTCACTGATTCTGATATAGCAGTGGTTGATGATTTAGGGCAGATTTTTCGTGACCATCCTAATTTTCATGTGGCTCTGACCTTTAGGAACAATAAGGCTCAACCTTTGAATTCAGGATTCATTGCAGTAAGGGGTACCCCGGAAGCAATTTTAAG GGCAAAGCTTTTCCTACAAGAGGTCTTGAAAGTTTACAGCACAAAATATAGAAATGCTTCCCGCATGCTGGGTGATCAATTAGCTCTTGCTTGGGTTGTGAAGTCAAAACCTCATTTTGATGCCAGCAGGTTTGGCAAAGCACTTGCTTTCTCTGAAGATATTGGGGGTACCTCAGTAGTGTTCTTACCTTGTTCTTTGTACAATTGGACTCCACCTGAGGGTGCTGGTCAATTTCATGGCATGCCATTGGATGCTAAG GTTGTTCATTTTAAAGGATCAAGAAAACGTCTAATGCTCGAATCTTGGAACTTTTATTCCTCATCTCTTGAGGTTTCAGACATGTTATGTCTCATTTTGGGAAGTGGGAGAACCAAATATGATTTTTGA